From Argopecten irradians isolate NY chromosome 2, Ai_NY, whole genome shotgun sequence, the proteins below share one genomic window:
- the LOC138314517 gene encoding polyribonucleotide 5'-hydroxyl-kinase Clp1-like, translating into MTEEKKDASMRTEEYKLEAVSELRFEVETGSGANVQLDLLEGMAEVFGAELTKGRQITFEEGAKVAVFTWHGCLIKLSGKTEVAYIAKETPMVTYINTHAALEQMRQNAEKEKTRGPRVMVVGPTDVGKSTLCRLLLNYASRLGRAPIFVDLDVGQGEISIPGTIGSIVVERPSDIEEGYNLNAPLVFHFGSATPSHNIQLFKLLVSKMANTVNQKCDKSKKCCASGVIINTGGWVRGGGYDMLKHTAGCFEVDVIIVLDQERLYTELKRDMPDFVKVLLLPKSGGVVERNSNVRADGRDTKVREYFYGLRKDNKDSFYPHPLHISFDDVKIYKIGAPALPDSCLPLGMKSQDNMLKLVPVTPSNGLLHHVLSISMATTADDNILEANILGHVVITGVDLEKQMFTALSPSAVTPPRNIWLMSEIQFMDIE; encoded by the exons CTTCTAGAAGGAATGGCTGAAGTGTTTGGTGCAGAACTCACTAAAGGGAGACAAATCACGTTTGAGGAAGGCGCTAAAGTAGCAGTTTTCACCTGGCACGGATGCCTCATCAAA CTATCAGGTAAAACAGAGGTGGCGTACATTGCCAAGGAGACACCCATGGTTACGTACATCAATACTCATGCGGCCCTGGAGCAGATGCGACAGAATGcagaaaaggaaaaaacaaGAGGACCAAGG GTGATGGTGGTGGGACCTACAGATGTGGGTAAAAGTACGCTGTGTCGTCTGCTTCTTAACTACGCCTCCAGGCTGGGACGTGCACCCATATTTGTGGACTTGGACGTGGGACAg GGTGAAATCTCAATTCCTGGAACAATAG GCAGTATAGTGGTAGAACGACCATCTGATATAGAGGAAGGCTACAACCTTAATGCTCCTCTTGTGTTCCACTTTGGGAGCGCCACTCCTTCACATAATATCCAGCTCTTCAAACTCCTCGTGTCCAAGATGGCCAACACAGTCAACCAGAAATGTGACAAGAGTAAGAAAT GTTGTGCAAGCGGGGTCATCATCAACACCGGTGGCTGGGTTAGAGGAGGTGGCTACGATATGCTTAAACACACAGCTGGCTGCTTCGAAG TTGATGTTATAATTGTGCTGGACCAGGAGAGACTGTATACAGAACTAAAGCGTGACATGCCAGACTTTGTGAAGGTTCTGCTACTACCCAAATCAGGAGGG GTGGTAGAGAGAAATAGCAATGTGAGGGCGGATGGCCGTGATACCAAAGTGCGAGAGTACTTTTATGGTCTACGCAAGGACAACAAAGACAGCTTTTACCCTCACCCTCTACATATCAGCTTCGACGAcgtcaaaatatacaaaatcggag CCCCGGCCCTGCCCGACTCCTGCCTACCTCTGGGGATGAAGTCACAAGATAACATGTTAAAACTGGTACCGGTTACTCCCA GTAACGGTCTGTTACATCATGTACTCAGTATCAGTATGGCTACCACAGCAGACGACAACATCCTGGAGGCCAACATCTTAGGACATGTCGTCAT CACTGGTGTTGATTTGGAGAAACAGATGTTCACAGCCCTGTCCCCATCTGCCGTAACTCCACCTCGTAACATCTGGCTAATGTCGGAGATCCAGTTCATGGACATCGAATAA